The following proteins are encoded in a genomic region of Coffea eugenioides isolate CCC68of chromosome 6, Ceug_1.0, whole genome shotgun sequence:
- the LOC113775174 gene encoding transcription factor bHLH61-like isoform X1, with protein MSGSSERKKAALHGKLQQLRSVTNSTAVNTASIIVDASRYIKELKERVEKKYQDVAATSQISSGDPNALPAVTVETLEKGFQINVFSEKNCPGLLVSILEAFEELGLEVLDAKVSCSDNFRLEAVSENEGQEDNIDAQVVKQAVLQAIRNWSASSYEQE; from the exons atgAGTGGCTCCAGCGAACGAAAGAAAGCAGCCTTACATGGAAAGTTGCAGCAACTTCGTTCTGTAACTAACTCCACCGCG GTGAATACAGCATCCATCATAGTTGATGCTTCGAGGTACATAAAAGAGTTGAAGGAAAGAGTAGAAAAGAAATATCAAGATGTTGCAGCAACTTCACAAATATCATCAGGTGACCCAAACGCATTACCCGCG GTAACCGTGGAAACCCTAGAAAAGGGATTTCAGATTAACGTGTTTTCAGAAAAGAACTGCCCTGGCCTGCTGGTATCCATTCTGGAAGCCTTCGAGGAGCTAGGTCTGGAAGTATTGGATGCTAAGGTTTCTTGCTCGGATAATTTCCGCCTCGAGGCCGTTAGTGAA AACGAAGGGCAAGAGGATAACATAGATGCCCAGGTGGTTAAACAGGCAGTGTTACAGGCCATCAGGAACTGGAGCGCAAGTAGTTATGAACAAGAATAA
- the LOC113775174 gene encoding transcription factor bHLH61-like isoform X2, whose protein sequence is MSGSSERKKAALHGKLQQLRSVTNSTAVNTASIIVDASRYIKELKERVEKKYQDVAATSQISSGDPNALPAVTVETLEKGFQINVFSEKNCPGLLVSILEAFEELGLEVLDAKVSCSDNFRLEAVSEL, encoded by the exons atgAGTGGCTCCAGCGAACGAAAGAAAGCAGCCTTACATGGAAAGTTGCAGCAACTTCGTTCTGTAACTAACTCCACCGCG GTGAATACAGCATCCATCATAGTTGATGCTTCGAGGTACATAAAAGAGTTGAAGGAAAGAGTAGAAAAGAAATATCAAGATGTTGCAGCAACTTCACAAATATCATCAGGTGACCCAAACGCATTACCCGCG GTAACCGTGGAAACCCTAGAAAAGGGATTTCAGATTAACGTGTTTTCAGAAAAGAACTGCCCTGGCCTGCTGGTATCCATTCTGGAAGCCTTCGAGGAGCTAGGTCTGGAAGTATTGGATGCTAAGGTTTCTTGCTCGGATAATTTCCGCCTCGAGGCCGTTAGTGAA CTGTGA